The region AGGACACACCTTGATTGAACATGTCCCTATggtcacattattttcagtcttttctaggggtaccatcatttttgtccggacctgtttcatgagtttattttttaaaataattctgttgaaccacagttcaaaagcaatgtctgattttcattggataattttcatagaatttttatttttgtcagattcaaattgTTTCTGggaccattgtgggtttttctttcattaaccaaggggtaccaacaatgttgtccacgtgtgtatgcagGGGTGGACTGGCCGTCTGGCATACTGGGCACTGTCCTGGTGGGCCAGTGTCTAGTGGGGGCTGGTCAAATGAACTAGCCCTGAAAATGGATGGCGCTGGAGTGTCGGGCACTTATCTGGCCGTTGCCGGCAACATGCAGGAGCCCCGAGGGTTAAGCCCTGATGAGTAGGAGGGCCGCCACGGTGAGCACGGAAGCTTAGGGCGCGAGCCCGGGTGGAGTTGCTGCGGTTGCAGATCTTGGTGATAGTAGTAAATATTCAAACCTCCCCCCCTTGCTCGCCTTGTTTTTAGATCTCCTCACCATGAACTGGGTATCAGGCTGTGCCTCTTGAATGTGTCTACCTGTTACATCCTCGACTTCCAACAGCACTTGCTGTTTGCAGGACTGGTTCCTCTGTAGGTGGCAtcagctcacttcctgtttcttgtTCCACCTCACCTACACTTTCTCCTCCAACCTCTGACCCAGTTTGAACAGATTCTCCCAGGTACACCTCAACTTTTCTCTGGAAGCCTGCAGTTGCACTGTCCAACCCAGGCATGGGCAAACTACAGCCCCCGGGCCACCTACGGCCCGTTGGGCTTTTCAATCCGGCCCAcgaaataattttgtcaataaTAGAGTTGACGAAATTACAGTAAAGACCACATTCATTTGGCCTTCCCCTGCAGTACCCGACGTTTCTGTTAACCCCACTAGATGGCACGCTCTAGACACAGGTgacctttgttggtttattttctcttcttctacgTTGCAACTGCATTGAGTCCTGCTGTAACGATGAGTGGATTAAAGAAAAGTCCACAGTGAGTGTCAAGTGTTTCAGAAGGAGTGGATTGCTAAATATGTTTTTGCTGAAGTCTGTTTAAAGGCTGTATGTCTTATTTGCAATTAAACCGTTGCGGTTTTTAAAGAATAGAATACCAGCCAGCACTTTTCCACGAAGCATGCTAACTACGCTAGCAACCAGTCAGCCAAGAACGGACAGCTATGGTCAGAGGCTGGCAGCCAGTTTACACACTCAGCAAAATACGTTTTTTCTGCAAACTACGATTCAAGAGTCAAGCACGAAGGTGCGTTATTTGCTAGCATTCAAAATAGCAAAGGCTAGCAAGGCTTTCTCCGAAGGggagtttttgaaagaatgcatggtAGAGACAGCAGGAGTCCTGTGTCCAGAGAGTTTAATTAGTTTATCAGCAGGACAGTTACTCGCCGTGTTGAACTAATGGACGAAGACTGAGCCAGCTTACTGAAAGAAAAAGCGGAGTCCTTCAAGCTATATTCATTAGCACTGGACGAAAGTAATGACATAGAAGATACTGCTCAGCTTTTACTTTTTTATCAGAGCgattaatgaacattttgagacaatggaggaatttttgaccatggaATCCGTGAATGGGAAAACACATGGAGAGGACTGTAGGACAGGGTGTCTGGGTCATCCAGAGGATGAAGCTGCAGTGGTGTAAACTCGCCAAAGTCACCACGGATGGCTCTCCAAACTCGACAGAATAAAACGTCGGGCTGCTGAAAAGAATCCAGGATAAGGTGAAGGAGGAAAACCCTGAGCTGGATGTGATTTTCCTCCACTGCTTAATCCACCAGGAAGCGCTCTGTaagtctgttttgcatcttgatcaTGTGGTGAAGCCAGTCGTAAAACTCATTAACTTTTTATGAGCGAGAGGGCTTCAGCATCGTCAGTTCATGAAGTTTCTAGAAGAAATTGATGCTAATCGCCAGGACTTGCTTTACCAGTTTCATGTTCGCTGGTTAAGTTTGGGGAAAGTATGTCAGCGAGTGTGGGAACTCAGGCGAGATTAGCTCATTTTTGGAGTTAATCAATGATTTTCCTGAGCTGCGCCACAGAGATTGGCTGTGATTTTGCTCTTACTGTGGACAAACTGAAGCACATGAATGAGCTGAACGTGAAGCTGCAAGGGAAAGATCAATTTGTGCATGAAATGTACACAAATATGACAGCCTTCAAAGCTAAACTGACTTTATTCTCaagacaaatgtaaaaaaaaaatccttcgcTCATTTCCCTTTACTGACGACGCTGACAGAGGCCAGTCCacatgtgatgaaatataaGGAATCACTAGACGACCTACACGGAGAATTCTGCCGTCTTTTCtctgattttgaaaaaattgaCAAGACACTTCAGCTGGTATCATGTCCCTTGTCACAAGACCCAGAAACAGCACCTCAGGAGCTGCAGTTGGAACTGATCGATCTTCAAAGTGAATCAGTCTTAAAGGAGAAGTTCAGTTCCCTTCAACTGAATGACTTTTACGCTTCACTAAGTGAAGCCAAGTTTCCAAACATTGGGAAGATGGCACAGAGGATGCTGGTGTTGTTGGGATCTACCTACGTGTGTGAGCAGACGTTTAGCGTGATGAACATCAACAAAGCACACCACAGATCCCAGTTAACTGATGAACACCACAGATCCATCCTGAGAATTGCCACAACCAAATTGAAACCAGATTTTGATGCACTGGAAAAAAGGGTGACCAACAACACTGttcccactgaaactgaatgtgagtgttctttactttgtcagtattgtctttaacatgtaattcatattagtttgcacaatctccaaccatctgatgctggtctgtcGAATTTCAAAAGTCAGTGTGGCCCCTGAGCCAAAAAGTTTGCCCACTCCTGGTCTAACCCAAAGGGCATCTTAACCCATTCATACAGGCCCCGGGGGTTGTGAAGGCAGTCAGGTGTCTGGACCCCTAGGCTATGAAGCCTTGGTGGTAAACTTTGCCTTGGTCCAAAATGGTAAACCATCTGTAGCCTCCAAGTGAATCGATCAGGTCTTGCATGCATGGGAGACGGTGCAGATCAGGCACAGTGTTTTTGTTGAGGAGTCAGTGTGTTATACACAAATGCAATGATCCATCCCTTTTCCTCAAACATACAGCTGGTGCAGCATATGATGACATCCATCTATCAATTCACAAGCAGCTCCTGGATGTATTCTTTAACTTCCTTGTACAGCGGTTTTCCAAAGGTCCTCAGGGGGGCTGCTGGAAGAGTTGacatttttagcttcaaatctcaCTACACTAACCTGTGGTGGCACATCCTGTTGGCCCATTTCTTTGATTTTGACTACATGTTGGAACCAATTTGGGTTCTGCTTGACATATTGATTTCCTGCTTTGTGTGGTTGGACATGGGTGCACTAACACGGGGCCATCTACTCTTACTAACCTCTAGTAGCCCCTCCTCAACATTAAGCTGTTCGAGGGAGGTGCTTTCTTCTGGTGGTTCATATAAGACCACAGTGTTGGGAACATTAAAAGTCAGTGGTACTCTGCTATGCAGCATTCaattgttgtcatagttacagtgacgctgtgctgctatctcacaatgggaAATCCCTAACAagtccgtggatccagactataaatcgtatcactgtcaaaatctattgaggtggtccttgtgtcatttctgaccttccctgaaattttcatccaaatccgtccgtccatttttgagtaattttgtgtACAGATGGAACTCatgtacgccgatcatcacataactcagCCACATTCTTTAGCGGAGCAACAATGGAAATGGTCACAATTTGCAGCCTAAGTGGATTACTACCTCCACTGGTCAGTTTCCTATGATTTAACTTGTATTAGATTGTCCAAAGTTTCCCAGAAATCGGCAATTACTTTagaatttcaaaagaaaaagctATCATTAGATCATCTCCCACAATAGAGACCTCATCAGAAATGTGAGTTCGAAAAAAAAGTATTCACAAATGTctatttaaatctttttttcccccaaatctACAGATctacagcatttttaaatagtttgACAGGttactaaaaatacaaaattgatTGTGAAATTGActttctggttatttttttttcttttgatctcAGGAACTGGCAGCGGAATGTAAGAAAGCAGGCTACACTGGTGTTTTGGTGCCGATCAAGTGTGATTTGACCAAAGGGGAGGACATTCTGGCCATGTTTGCAACCATCAAAGCGCAGCACAAAGGCGTGGATGTTTGCATCAACAACGCTGGACTGTCTCTTCATGATTCACTGTTAAGCGGCACAACGCGCGGCTGGAGAAACATGCTGGATGTAAGAACTCAGTGTTATCTTGACCACTTAACCGACGTTAATCATTAATAACATGTACTTTTCATACTgtgacaagacaaaaacaaaaaacacttcatCAAATCAAAAGTATCAAAACAAAGCGTCATTTTAGAATAAGAACAAGCAACAAATTGGATGGTAAAGTCTCATTTAATAAGAGAAACACTTTCAAAGTGAcgaaaaatgttttctgtgtgcaCAAAAAACAATTTAGTGTGAAGTTTGAGGCGTTAATGACAAATATATCCTTCCTACTTGGTTTCTTCCAGGTGAACGTTCTTGCCTTGTCCATCTGCACACGTGAAGCGTATCAGTCGATGAAGGAAAGAAATGTCGATGACGGACACATCATCAACATAAACAGGTGCCGgttttttagataatttttgAGGAAAATATATTAATTGTTAATCATTTTGATCTAAAACAGTATGCAGTAACACAATATGACATCAGTATATGTTGGTAAACACTGACTTGGTTTACAGCTCATCTTCTcctgttgcagtgtgtgtggaCATTTGATACTTCCACTTGGTGAGTTGCATTTCTACACTGCCACCAAGTTTGCCGTGACCGCCCTGAATGAGGGCCTGAGGCAGGAGCTGCGTGAGGCCAAGAGCCACATCCGGGCCACAGTAAGACTTCATGGCTTTTACTTAACCGTTTCTATTCAGTAGGGCTGCTTTGGTGTCGCTCAAACTGAGCAGAAATCTTCCACAGTCCATCTCCAGCTCTACGAGCACCGTTATCAGTGAATATAAGACGTTTGTAACTGTAGTTTACTGTCTCTACAGAGTATTTCTCCTGGTGTTGTGGACACTGAATTTGGTTCTCGACTGTACAGCGACGATCCAAGTAAAGCTGAAGCTCTGTATGGTCAGCATAAGGTAAAAGTATTGTTAATGCATTCCTAAAGTACTTCATAATGTATTAGTACAatatacaaaaatgtatttaagcATGTTTTACTTCTTTAACAGAATCTATCTGGACTGGACGTTGCTCAGGCTGTTTTGTATGTCCTCGGTGCT is a window of Acanthochromis polyacanthus isolate Apoly-LR-REF ecotype Palm Island chromosome 13, KAUST_Apoly_ChrSc, whole genome shotgun sequence DNA encoding:
- the LOC110971901 gene encoding dehydrogenase/reductase SDR family member 11-like isoform X3, encoding MDRWKSRVALVTGASVGIGAAVAKELVRCGMTVVGCARNVDKIKELAAECKKAGYTGVLVPIKCDLTKGEDILAMFATIKAQHKGVDVCINNAGLSLHDSLLSGTTRGWRNMLDVNVLALSICTREAYQSMKERNVDDGHIININSVCGHLILPLGELHFYTATKFAVTALNEGLRQELREAKSHIRATSISPGVVDTEFGSRLYSDDPSKAEALYGQHKNLSGLDVAQAVLYVLGAPPHVQIGEILLRPVEQQV